The following proteins are co-located in the Oceanimonas sp. GK1 genome:
- the ispC gene encoding 1-deoxy-D-xylulose-5-phosphate reductoisomerase, translating into MQQLTILGATGSIGQSTLAVVRRHPERFSVFALTASRQVEKMLVDCLAFTPRYAVMAEPAAAAELGRRLRDAGSPTQVLAGSDALCEVAAAPEVDVVMAAIVGAAGLLPTLAAVKAGKRVLLANKEALVMSGELFIDAVHHSGAELLPVDSEHNAIFQCLPTGLQRAPGRGSLAAAGIGKILLTGSGGPFRYTPVEDLAAVTPAQAVNHPNWSMGPKISVDSATMMNKGLEYIEARWLFNAAPAQIDVLIHPQSVIHSMVQYSDGSVLAQLGQPDMMTPIAHSLAWPERIESGVAPLDFTRLGELSFMAPDMARYPCLQLAMDACAAGQGATTALNAANEVAVAAFLEGRLGFMAIAGINRNVMDRLGATRAQALEDILALDAEARRLAGQLIGTCA; encoded by the coding sequence ATGCAACAGCTGACCATACTGGGGGCCACCGGCTCCATCGGCCAAAGCACCCTGGCGGTGGTTCGCCGCCACCCTGAGCGTTTCTCGGTGTTTGCCCTGACCGCCAGCCGTCAGGTGGAAAAAATGCTGGTCGACTGCCTGGCTTTCACCCCCCGTTACGCGGTGATGGCGGAGCCGGCGGCGGCGGCCGAGCTCGGCCGGCGGCTGCGGGATGCGGGCAGCCCTACTCAAGTGCTGGCCGGCAGTGACGCCCTGTGCGAGGTGGCGGCGGCGCCCGAGGTGGACGTGGTAATGGCGGCCATTGTCGGCGCCGCCGGACTGCTGCCCACCCTGGCGGCGGTGAAGGCCGGCAAGCGGGTGCTGCTGGCCAACAAGGAGGCCCTGGTGATGAGCGGCGAGCTGTTTATCGACGCCGTACACCACAGCGGGGCCGAGCTGCTGCCGGTGGACAGCGAGCACAACGCCATTTTTCAGTGCCTGCCCACCGGGCTGCAGCGGGCTCCGGGGCGGGGCAGCCTGGCCGCCGCCGGTATCGGCAAAATTCTGCTCACCGGCTCCGGTGGTCCCTTCCGTTACACCCCGGTTGAAGACCTGGCCGCCGTCACCCCGGCCCAGGCGGTCAATCATCCCAACTGGTCCATGGGGCCCAAAATCTCGGTAGACTCTGCCACCATGATGAACAAGGGGCTGGAATACATCGAGGCGCGCTGGTTGTTTAACGCAGCACCGGCCCAGATTGACGTCCTCATCCATCCCCAGTCGGTGATCCATTCCATGGTGCAGTACTCGGACGGTTCCGTCTTGGCCCAGCTGGGGCAGCCGGATATGATGACACCTATCGCCCATAGCTTGGCCTGGCCCGAGCGTATCGAGTCGGGCGTGGCCCCGCTCGATTTTACCCGCCTGGGTGAGCTGAGCTTTATGGCGCCCGACATGGCCCGTTACCCGTGCCTGCAACTGGCTATGGATGCCTGCGCCGCCGGCCAGGGCGCCACCACGGCGCTGAATGCCGCCAACGAAGTGGCGGTGGCGGCCTTTCTGGAAGGCCGGCTGGGCTTTATGGCCATTGCCGGTATCAACCGGAACGTCATGGACCGGCTGGGGGCAACCCGGGCGCAGGCGCTGGAAGACATACTGGCCCTCGACGCCGAGGCGCGTCGGCTGGCCGGCCAACTGATCGGGACATGCGCATGA
- a CDS encoding OmpH family outer membrane protein has translation MNKLIKLAGALALVMTATLAQAQGKIAVVDTAEVFQKMPQRDVIRNQLKNEFASRVKEVQQLEEQGRSFVEKQQKDMAFMNDSQKAEAQKKLNEMQATFVQKARALEQDRARRENEERQKMLSRIKGAIDDITKAQGLDLVIERGAVIHVSPSLDITQQVISRVSK, from the coding sequence ATGAATAAACTGATTAAACTGGCCGGCGCCCTGGCGCTGGTGATGACCGCCACCCTGGCCCAGGCCCAGGGTAAAATCGCGGTGGTGGACACCGCCGAGGTATTTCAGAAAATGCCCCAGCGTGACGTGATACGTAACCAGCTGAAAAATGAATTCGCCTCCCGGGTGAAGGAAGTGCAGCAGCTGGAAGAGCAGGGCCGCAGCTTTGTGGAAAAGCAGCAGAAAGACATGGCCTTTATGAACGACAGCCAAAAGGCCGAGGCTCAGAAAAAACTCAATGAAATGCAGGCCACGTTCGTGCAAAAGGCCCGCGCGCTGGAGCAGGACCGGGCCCGGCGCGAAAACGAAGAACGCCAGAAAATGCTGTCGCGCATCAAGGGCGCGATAGATGACATCACCAAGGCGCAGGGGCTGGATCTGGTGATCGAGCGGGGAGCCGTGATCCATGTGTCACCTTCTCTCGACATCACTCAACAGGTGATTAGCCGCGTCAGCAAGTAA
- a CDS encoding phosphatidate cytidylyltransferase has translation MLKLRIITALCLIPVVLGAIFLLPLPFFALFATAVYLLAGREWGRFIDTDKTNVVMVFLALVLVALMASVPIEQIWADGLHDLVAAILGAGALWWLCALPLVLRYPNSRALWQQRPWLKAVFALLSLVPFFWSLLTLRSYQYEQDPHYGAWLLLFVMALVWAADTGAYFAGKTLGKHKLCPQVSPGKTIEGMIGGVLAACALALVVTLAVELPGPQRNAVLLASVVAVLASVLGDLVESMFKRAAGLKDSGNILPGHGGIMDRIDSLTAALPMFVVVYQLAGQG, from the coding sequence TTGCTGAAGCTTCGTATTATCACGGCCCTGTGCCTGATCCCTGTGGTGCTGGGGGCCATTTTCCTGCTGCCCCTGCCGTTTTTTGCCCTCTTTGCCACCGCCGTTTACCTGTTGGCCGGCCGGGAGTGGGGGCGCTTTATCGATACAGACAAAACCAACGTGGTCATGGTGTTTCTGGCGCTGGTGCTGGTGGCGCTGATGGCCAGCGTGCCCATCGAGCAAATCTGGGCCGACGGCCTTCATGATCTGGTGGCCGCCATACTGGGGGCCGGGGCATTGTGGTGGCTGTGCGCACTGCCTCTGGTGCTGCGTTATCCCAATAGCCGAGCGCTCTGGCAGCAGCGGCCCTGGCTCAAGGCGGTGTTTGCCTTGCTCAGTCTGGTGCCCTTTTTCTGGTCGCTGCTGACCCTGCGCAGCTATCAATATGAGCAGGATCCCCATTACGGTGCCTGGCTGCTGCTGTTTGTCATGGCCCTGGTATGGGCCGCCGACACCGGCGCCTATTTTGCCGGCAAAACGCTCGGTAAACACAAGCTCTGCCCCCAGGTCAGCCCGGGCAAAACCATTGAAGGCATGATCGGCGGGGTACTCGCCGCCTGCGCCCTGGCGCTGGTGGTGACGCTGGCCGTCGAGCTGCCCGGTCCCCAACGTAATGCGGTACTGCTGGCCTCAGTGGTGGCGGTGCTGGCGTCGGTGCTGGGCGATCTGGTGGAAAGCATGTTCAAGCGGGCGGCCGGACTCAAGGACTCGGGCAACATACTGCCCGGTCACGGCGGCATCATGGACAGGATCGACAGCCTGACCGCCGCCCTGCCGATGTTTGTGGTGGTATACCAGCTGGCGGGGCAGGGCTGA
- the lpxD gene encoding UDP-3-O-(3-hydroxymyristoyl)glucosamine N-acyltransferase: MSITLQQLAQALGAELHGDAAQPIHRVNTLDKAGPGEVAFLTDSKYRHLLNDTRASAVILREADRAACPVASLVMSDPYLGFALAAQALDTTPAPAVDIHPSAVVADSATLGEGVAIGANAVIESGVVLEDGVIVGPGCFVGKNTRLGAGTKLWANVTIYHGVTLGTDCLVQSGTVIGSDGFGYANNKGEWIKIPQLGGVVIGNRVEIGACTTIDRGALEDTRIADNVIIDNQCQIAHNVQIGYGTAMAGGTVMAGSLKVGKYCIIGGAAVFNGHMEICDGVTITGMSMVMRPITEPGTYSSGIPLQPNKEWRKTAARVMRIDDMHKRLSQLEKKLNNND; this comes from the coding sequence ATGAGCATTACACTGCAACAACTGGCCCAGGCACTGGGCGCCGAGCTGCACGGCGATGCGGCACAGCCCATTCACAGGGTCAACACCCTCGACAAGGCCGGCCCCGGCGAGGTGGCCTTTCTCACCGACAGCAAATACCGGCATCTGCTGAACGATACCCGGGCGTCGGCGGTGATCCTTCGGGAGGCCGATCGCGCAGCCTGTCCGGTGGCCAGCCTGGTGATGAGCGACCCTTATCTCGGCTTTGCCCTGGCGGCCCAGGCTCTGGACACCACGCCGGCTCCGGCGGTGGACATTCATCCCAGCGCCGTGGTGGCAGACAGCGCCACCCTGGGTGAAGGCGTGGCCATCGGTGCCAATGCGGTGATCGAGTCGGGGGTGGTGCTGGAAGACGGCGTTATCGTCGGCCCCGGCTGCTTTGTGGGCAAGAACACACGCCTGGGCGCAGGTACCAAACTTTGGGCCAATGTCACCATTTACCACGGCGTGACCCTGGGCACCGACTGCCTGGTGCAGTCGGGCACCGTCATTGGCTCCGACGGCTTCGGCTATGCCAACAACAAGGGCGAATGGATAAAGATCCCTCAGCTCGGTGGCGTGGTGATCGGCAACCGGGTTGAAATCGGCGCCTGTACTACCATAGACAGGGGCGCGCTGGAGGACACCCGCATTGCCGACAACGTGATTATCGACAACCAGTGCCAGATAGCCCACAACGTACAAATTGGCTACGGCACCGCCATGGCGGGGGGCACCGTGATGGCCGGTAGTCTCAAGGTCGGTAAGTATTGTATTATTGGCGGCGCCGCCGTGTTCAACGGCCACATGGAAATCTGTGACGGCGTCACCATTACCGGCATGTCCATGGTGATGCGCCCCATTACCGAGCCCGGTACTTATTCCTCCGGCATTCCGCTGCAACCGAACAAGGAATGGCGCAAAACGGCGGCGCGCGTGATGCGCATCGACGATATGCACAAGCGGCTGAGCCAGCTTGAAAAAAAACTGAACAACAACGACTAA
- the fabZ gene encoding 3-hydroxyacyl-ACP dehydratase FabZ: protein MSNELNQLDIQEILELLPHRYPFLMVDKVAHYEISPERKTLRGIKNVSFNEPMFTGHFPNKPVFPGVLILEAMAQATGILAFKMVGKPKPNELYYFASIDNARFKRPVVPGDQLVLDVVYLKERRGIAKFTGVASVDGEVVCTAELMCAKREG, encoded by the coding sequence TTGAGTAACGAACTGAATCAGTTGGACATCCAGGAAATCCTGGAACTGTTGCCGCACCGCTATCCTTTCCTGATGGTCGACAAGGTGGCTCATTACGAGATAAGCCCGGAGCGCAAAACCCTGCGCGGCATCAAGAACGTATCGTTCAACGAGCCCATGTTCACCGGCCATTTTCCCAACAAGCCGGTGTTCCCCGGTGTGCTTATCCTGGAAGCCATGGCCCAGGCCACCGGCATTCTGGCATTCAAAATGGTGGGCAAGCCCAAGCCCAACGAGCTGTATTATTTCGCTTCCATCGACAACGCCCGCTTCAAGCGCCCGGTGGTACCGGGAGATCAGCTGGTGCTGGACGTGGTTTATCTGAAAGAGCGCAGAGGCATCGCCAAGTTTACCGGTGTTGCCAGCGTCGACGGCGAAGTGGTCTGTACCGCCGAGCTGATGTGCGCCAAACGCGAGGGTTGA
- the uppS gene encoding polyprenyl diphosphate synthase: MPATAAFEGQPLPRHVAIIMDGNGRWAEQRGKFRVSGHKAGVKSVRAAVSFGYRLGLDALTLFAFSSENWRRPEDEVSALMSLFIAVLGSEVRKLHRNNIRLRIIGDRSAFAPHLQRKIEDAERLTATNTGLTLNIAANYGGRWDITQAARMLAEQVAQGELAPADITEALLNECIQLADLAPVDLLIRTGGEQRISNFLLWQLAYAELYFTPVLWPDFGEDAFSDAIAAFVGRERRFGCTGAQIRELLEQKA; this comes from the coding sequence ATGCCAGCAACGGCAGCATTTGAAGGCCAGCCGCTGCCCCGCCATGTCGCCATTATCATGGACGGCAACGGGCGTTGGGCCGAGCAGCGAGGAAAATTTCGAGTATCCGGTCACAAGGCCGGGGTGAAATCGGTACGGGCGGCGGTCAGTTTTGGCTACCGGCTCGGCCTCGATGCCCTGACCCTGTTTGCCTTCTCCAGTGAGAACTGGCGCCGTCCCGAGGACGAAGTCAGCGCCCTGATGAGCCTGTTTATCGCCGTGCTGGGCTCCGAGGTGCGCAAGCTGCACCGCAACAATATTCGGCTGCGCATCATCGGTGATCGCAGTGCCTTTGCGCCCCATCTGCAGCGAAAAATCGAGGATGCGGAACGCCTCACCGCCACCAATACCGGCCTTACCCTGAACATTGCCGCCAATTACGGTGGCCGCTGGGATATTACCCAGGCAGCGCGCATGCTGGCTGAGCAAGTGGCTCAGGGGGAGCTGGCGCCGGCGGACATCACCGAGGCGTTGCTGAATGAGTGCATTCAGCTTGCCGACCTGGCGCCGGTGGATCTGCTGATCCGCACCGGCGGCGAGCAGCGCATCAGCAATTTTTTATTGTGGCAGCTGGCCTATGCCGAGCTGTATTTTACCCCGGTGCTCTGGCCCGACTTTGGCGAAGACGCCTTCAGCGATGCCATTGCCGCCTTTGTGGGACGGGAGCGACGGTTTGGCTGCACCGGTGCCCAGATCCGCGAGCTGCTGGAGCAAAAGGCCTGA
- the rseP gene encoding sigma E protease regulator RseP — MIEILWNLGAFIIALGILVAVHEYGHFWVARRNGVRVERFSIGFGKPIWRKTGRDGTEYVVAMIPLGGYVKMLDGRVDEVPPELANQAFNNKSVWARMAIVVAGPMANFLFAVFAFWLMFLIGVPSVKPVVRDVVAESPAALGGVQPGMQITAINGNDILTWEDVNFALIGQIGAEQTTLVVQTDGGSQQQLTVPLDRWQFNPDSESPVTALGLLPEGPVATLTLENVLAGGAGAEAGLRAGDTLLSANNEPLRDWEQFVTLVQSSPEQPMELVVRREGQSLDLVLTPALLETDDRAIGYVGLAPSVTPVDDRYRFELSYGPVKALWEGAERTWELTVLTFQMIGKLLTGIVSLDNLSGPISIAKGAGTSAGFGLVYFLSFMALVSVNLGIINLLPLPVLDGGHLLFYGVEAITGRPVPERIQELGFRIGAALLILLMGLALFNDIGRL; from the coding sequence ATGATTGAAATATTGTGGAATCTGGGCGCCTTTATCATCGCCCTTGGCATACTGGTGGCGGTACACGAATACGGCCACTTCTGGGTGGCCCGCCGCAACGGCGTGCGGGTGGAGCGGTTTTCCATCGGCTTTGGCAAGCCCATCTGGCGCAAAACCGGCCGTGACGGCACCGAATACGTGGTGGCCATGATCCCCCTGGGCGGCTATGTGAAAATGCTCGACGGCCGGGTGGACGAGGTGCCGCCGGAGCTGGCGAACCAGGCCTTCAACAACAAGTCGGTGTGGGCGCGCATGGCCATTGTGGTGGCCGGGCCCATGGCCAACTTTCTGTTCGCGGTGTTCGCCTTCTGGCTGATGTTTCTGATTGGTGTGCCCTCGGTCAAGCCGGTGGTCCGGGATGTGGTCGCCGAATCCCCCGCCGCCCTGGGCGGGGTACAACCGGGCATGCAGATCACCGCCATCAACGGCAACGACATCCTGACCTGGGAAGACGTGAACTTTGCCCTGATCGGGCAGATCGGCGCCGAACAGACCACCCTGGTGGTGCAGACCGATGGCGGCTCGCAACAGCAACTGACCGTGCCCCTTGATCGCTGGCAGTTCAATCCCGACAGCGAGTCGCCGGTTACCGCCCTGGGGCTGCTGCCCGAGGGCCCCGTGGCCACCCTCACCCTGGAAAATGTGCTGGCAGGCGGGGCGGGCGCCGAGGCCGGCCTGCGTGCCGGTGACACCCTGCTGAGCGCAAATAATGAACCCCTGCGCGACTGGGAGCAGTTCGTGACGCTGGTGCAGTCTTCTCCCGAGCAGCCCATGGAACTTGTGGTGCGCCGTGAGGGTCAGAGCCTCGACCTGGTGCTGACTCCGGCGCTGCTTGAGACCGATGACCGGGCCATTGGTTACGTTGGGCTGGCCCCCTCGGTCACTCCGGTAGACGACCGCTATCGCTTTGAACTCAGCTATGGTCCGGTCAAGGCCTTGTGGGAAGGCGCGGAGCGCACCTGGGAGCTGACGGTGCTGACTTTTCAAATGATCGGCAAGCTGCTGACCGGCATCGTCTCCCTCGACAATCTGAGCGGCCCCATTTCCATCGCCAAGGGTGCCGGAACCAGTGCCGGCTTCGGGCTGGTGTATTTTCTGAGTTTTATGGCACTGGTGAGCGTCAACCTCGGCATTATCAACCTGTTGCCGCTGCCGGTGCTCGATGGCGGCCACCTGCTGTTTTACGGGGTTGAAGCCATCACCGGCCGGCCGGTGCCGGAACGAATACAGGAACTGGGGTTCAGAATCGGCGCGGCCCTGCTGATCTTGCTGATGGGGCTGGCGCTGTTTAATGATATTGGTCGCCTCTGA
- the bamA gene encoding outer membrane protein assembly factor BamA: protein MAKKRAVKHTLVASCLLGASMLAQAQSGMTPFVVEDIQVNGLQRVTLGAALLSLPVRVGEEVDQARLAEAIRSLYASGNFEQVQLLRDGDTLVVQVTERPTIAGISFSGNKEIKEEQLRESLEGAGVRVGEPLDRTTLSELEQGLEDFYYGVGKYSAEVKAVLTPLPRNRVDLKFEFVEGEAAEIKQINIVGNRAFSEEQLLSQLELSDDVPWWNIMGDQRYQKQKLAGDIETLRSFYRDRGYLKADVTSTQVSMSPDKEGVYITLNVTEGEQYTVSGVSLRGNLIDRQRELNELVPIENGDLYSAADVAHMEELLSRFLGRFGYAYPRINTFPQIDEATRKVELVVNIEPGNRVYVRRINFSGNEITKDEVLRREMRQMEGTWLSSENVEQSRTRLNRLGYFENVEVDTQRIPGQDDLVDLDVKVKEQPAGSINFGVGFGTDSGFSIQAGVEQDNFLGTGNRVGINSQMNDYSKNVSLDFTDPYFTVDGVSLGGRVYYRSFESDDDYLGSVDYESTTYGVRGLTGFPIDENNSLNFSLGYEHNTLSQPDRPSIQLKNFWADNNVPDSEKVSFDDFDLTAGWTRNTLNRGVFPTAGSRQSVGLKVTVPGSDLQYYKLSFDDGHYFPLDRNHNWVLYGKFRAAYADGYGNTSRLPFFENYYAGGFNTLRGFKSSSVGPRAVYEDNTTDGSAIGGNALLAGSLELIVPTPFAGEDLQRSLRTSLFMDVGTVWDTEYDASEFANCVSGCYDFGDPGEYRASAGVSMQWLSPLGPLVFSLATPVTEVEGDKTEVFNFNIGRTF, encoded by the coding sequence ATGGCAAAAAAAAGGGCAGTTAAACACACGCTTGTCGCTTCCTGCCTGCTGGGAGCCAGTATGCTGGCCCAGGCGCAGAGCGGCATGACCCCCTTTGTAGTAGAAGACATTCAGGTCAACGGCCTGCAACGGGTAACCCTGGGCGCGGCCCTGCTCAGCCTGCCGGTGCGGGTCGGGGAGGAAGTGGATCAGGCCCGGCTGGCCGAGGCCATTCGCAGCCTTTATGCCTCGGGCAACTTTGAGCAGGTACAACTGCTGCGCGACGGCGACACCCTGGTGGTGCAGGTCACCGAACGGCCCACCATTGCCGGCATCAGCTTCAGCGGCAACAAGGAAATCAAGGAAGAGCAGCTGCGCGAAAGCCTGGAAGGGGCCGGTGTGCGGGTGGGCGAGCCACTGGATCGCACTACCCTGAGCGAGCTGGAGCAGGGCCTGGAAGACTTCTACTATGGCGTGGGCAAGTACTCCGCCGAGGTCAAGGCGGTACTGACGCCGCTGCCCCGTAACCGGGTCGATCTGAAGTTTGAATTCGTCGAAGGTGAGGCCGCCGAGATCAAGCAGATCAACATTGTCGGCAACCGCGCCTTCAGCGAGGAGCAACTGCTGAGCCAGCTGGAGCTGTCCGACGATGTGCCCTGGTGGAACATCATGGGCGATCAGCGCTACCAGAAGCAGAAGCTGGCCGGCGACATCGAGACCCTGCGCTCCTTTTACCGGGATCGGGGCTACCTCAAGGCCGACGTTACCTCCACCCAGGTGTCCATGTCCCCCGACAAGGAAGGGGTCTATATCACCCTCAACGTCACCGAGGGAGAGCAGTACACCGTGTCCGGGGTCAGCCTGCGCGGCAACCTCATCGACCGGCAGCGGGAGCTGAACGAGCTGGTGCCCATCGAGAACGGCGACCTCTACTCCGCCGCCGACGTGGCCCACATGGAAGAGCTGCTGTCGCGCTTCCTTGGCCGCTTTGGCTATGCCTATCCGCGCATCAATACCTTTCCGCAGATCGACGAAGCGACCCGCAAGGTGGAGCTGGTGGTCAACATCGAGCCGGGCAACCGAGTCTATGTGCGCCGCATCAACTTCAGCGGCAACGAAATCACCAAAGACGAAGTGCTGCGCCGGGAAATGCGCCAGATGGAAGGCACCTGGCTGTCGAGCGAAAACGTCGAGCAGTCCCGTACCCGTCTGAACCGCCTGGGCTATTTTGAAAACGTCGAGGTGGATACCCAGCGCATTCCGGGCCAGGACGATCTGGTGGATCTCGATGTCAAGGTCAAGGAGCAGCCAGCCGGCTCCATCAACTTCGGCGTGGGCTTTGGTACCGACTCGGGGTTCAGCATTCAGGCCGGCGTGGAGCAGGACAACTTCCTCGGCACCGGCAACCGGGTGGGCATCAACTCCCAGATGAACGACTACTCCAAGAACGTGTCGCTGGACTTTACCGATCCCTACTTTACCGTGGATGGCGTCAGCCTGGGCGGCCGAGTGTATTACCGGTCGTTTGAGTCCGACGACGATTATCTGGGCTCCGTCGATTATGAAAGCACCACCTACGGGGTGCGCGGCCTCACCGGCTTCCCCATCGACGAAAACAACAGCCTGAACTTCAGCCTGGGCTATGAGCACAACACCCTGAGCCAGCCGGACAGGCCTTCCATTCAGCTGAAGAATTTCTGGGCCGATAACAATGTACCGGACAGCGAAAAAGTCAGCTTTGACGACTTCGATCTTACCGCCGGCTGGACCCGCAACACCCTCAACCGGGGCGTGTTCCCCACCGCCGGCAGCCGCCAGAGCGTGGGCCTCAAGGTCACGGTGCCGGGCTCGGATCTGCAGTACTACAAGCTGAGCTTTGACGACGGCCACTACTTCCCGCTGGATCGCAATCACAACTGGGTGCTGTACGGCAAGTTCCGTGCCGCCTATGCCGACGGTTATGGCAATACCAGCCGGCTGCCGTTCTTTGAAAACTACTACGCCGGTGGTTTTAACACCCTGCGCGGCTTCAAGAGCAGCTCGGTGGGGCCACGGGCGGTGTATGAAGATAACACCACCGACGGCAGCGCCATCGGCGGCAACGCCCTGCTGGCAGGCTCGCTGGAGCTGATTGTGCCCACGCCCTTTGCCGGCGAGGATCTGCAGCGTTCCCTGCGCACCAGCCTGTTTATGGACGTGGGCACGGTGTGGGATACCGAATACGATGCGTCGGAATTTGCCAATTGCGTGAGCGGTTGTTATGACTTCGGCGATCCGGGCGAGTATCGTGCTTCTGCCGGTGTCAGCATGCAGTGGCTGTCGCCGCTGGGCCCGCTGGTGTTCTCCCTGGCCACCCCGGTGACCGAGGTGGAAGGGGACAAGACCGAAGTGTTCAACTTCAACATCGGCCGTACGTTCTGA
- the lpxA gene encoding acyl-ACP--UDP-N-acetylglucosamine O-acyltransferase, producing the protein MSEQGAVIHETAIVHPDAVIGKGVEIGPWTLIGPDVEIGDDCRIASHVVIKGPTRIGKRNRIFQFASIGEDCQDKKYAGERTVLEIGDDNIIRESCTFHRGTSQDESLTTVGSRNLFMVNVHVAHDCRIGSDCIFANNATLAGHVHIGDHVIFGGHAAIHQFGRVGSHAFIAGCAALNKDVPPYVMAAGHYAKPFGINSEGLRRRGFSKEAISAIKQAYRELFRSGKTVEEVLPALETMAEQQPEVAIMVDFLKANERGIIRA; encoded by the coding sequence GTGAGTGAACAAGGTGCAGTGATCCATGAAACCGCCATCGTCCATCCCGACGCCGTGATCGGCAAGGGCGTGGAAATTGGCCCCTGGACCCTGATCGGTCCCGACGTGGAAATCGGTGACGATTGCCGTATCGCCTCCCATGTGGTGATTAAGGGCCCGACCCGCATCGGCAAGCGCAACCGCATTTTTCAGTTTGCCTCCATTGGTGAAGACTGCCAGGACAAGAAATACGCCGGCGAGCGCACCGTGCTGGAAATCGGCGACGACAACATCATTCGTGAATCCTGCACCTTTCACCGGGGTACCTCCCAGGATGAAAGCCTCACCACGGTCGGCAGCCGCAACCTGTTTATGGTGAACGTGCACGTGGCCCACGACTGCCGCATTGGCAGTGACTGCATTTTTGCCAACAACGCCACCCTGGCCGGCCATGTGCACATTGGCGATCACGTCATCTTTGGTGGCCACGCCGCCATTCACCAGTTCGGCCGGGTCGGCAGCCACGCCTTTATTGCCGGCTGCGCCGCGCTCAATAAAGACGTGCCGCCCTACGTGATGGCCGCCGGCCATTATGCCAAGCCCTTTGGCATCAACTCAGAGGGCCTGCGCCGCCGGGGCTTCAGCAAGGAGGCGATTTCCGCCATCAAGCAGGCCTACCGGGAGCTGTTCCGCAGCGGCAAAACCGTGGAAGAAGTGCTGCCGGCGCTGGAAACCATGGCCGAGCAACAACCGGAAGTGGCCATCATGGTCGATTTCCTCAAGGCCAACGAGCGCGGTATTATTCGTGCCTGA
- the frr gene encoding ribosome recycling factor, with amino-acid sequence MINDIKTDAKTRMEKSVEALKTQMNKVRTGRAHPSLLDSIHVDYYGASTPLNQLANITTEDSRTLAVTVFDRSMIQAVEKAIMTSDLGLNPSSAGAMIRIPLPPLTEERRKDLIKVVRNEAEQGRVAIRNIRRDANSSLKALLKEKEISEDDDRRAQDDIQKLTDLFIKQVDDALAAKEKELMEI; translated from the coding sequence GTGATAAACGACATCAAAACCGACGCCAAGACCCGCATGGAAAAAAGCGTGGAAGCGCTGAAAACCCAGATGAACAAGGTGCGCACCGGTCGTGCTCACCCCAGCCTGCTCGACAGCATTCACGTGGACTACTACGGTGCCTCCACGCCGCTCAACCAGCTGGCCAACATCACCACCGAAGACTCCCGCACCCTGGCCGTGACCGTGTTTGACCGCTCCATGATCCAGGCCGTTGAGAAGGCCATCATGACCTCCGATCTGGGCCTGAACCCGTCCAGCGCCGGCGCCATGATCCGCATTCCGCTGCCGCCGCTGACCGAAGAGCGCCGCAAGGATCTGATCAAGGTGGTGCGCAATGAGGCCGAGCAGGGCCGGGTGGCCATTCGCAACATTCGTCGCGACGCCAACAGCAGCCTGAAGGCACTGCTGAAAGAAAAAGAGATCTCCGAAGACGACGATCGTCGCGCCCAGGACGACATTCAGAAACTGACCGATCTCTTTATCAAGCAGGTGGACGATGCCCTCGCTGCCAAAGAAAAAGAGTTAATGGAAATCTGA